One Thermodesulfobacteriota bacterium genomic region harbors:
- a CDS encoding MaoC/PaaZ C-terminal domain-containing protein, with protein MGLNRSFIGKEYEPSVHVVSTEEVVDYAWAIGARNLSYFNYNGAFNFSHESPAGMAPPSYAVTYELPILEKVWSDPELHGGVEEARKNVLMLVHGDQSMKFYKPIRPGDKLTFRTKIVDIEDKGSGELLKINVLTTNGKGEKVVESDWGLFIRGIGSGEKPKTAASNGKPKETPAEPPLAFRDIIRIPEDITYRYSKASNDMNPIHIDEKVAKEAGLSGIIVHGLCTMSMTMRAIIESYLDSDPSRLKSLGVRFTAPVYPGDTIVVDGWEKGRDNGHVVLGFDVTRKSDNVKVIKGGTAEVEVE; from the coding sequence ATGGGACTCAACAGGAGCTTTATAGGCAAGGAGTACGAGCCGTCCGTGCACGTGGTAAGCACCGAGGAAGTGGTGGACTACGCATGGGCCATCGGGGCGAGGAACCTGAGTTATTTCAATTACAACGGCGCTTTTAACTTCAGCCACGAGAGCCCGGCCGGCATGGCGCCGCCGAGCTACGCGGTGACGTACGAGCTCCCCATACTGGAAAAGGTATGGAGCGACCCGGAGCTCCACGGCGGTGTGGAAGAGGCGAGGAAGAACGTGCTCATGCTCGTCCACGGCGACCAGTCGATGAAGTTCTACAAGCCCATCAGGCCGGGGGACAAGCTCACGTTCAGGACCAAGATAGTCGATATAGAGGACAAGGGATCGGGCGAGCTGCTCAAGATAAACGTGCTCACGACTAACGGGAAGGGCGAAAAGGTGGTCGAGTCGGACTGGGGCCTCTTCATAAGGGGCATCGGCAGCGGAGAAAAGCCGAAGACCGCAGCCTCGAACGGCAAGCCCAAGGAAACCCCCGCAGAGCCGCCCCTCGCGTTCAGGGACATAATACGCATACCCGAAGACATAACGTACAGATACTCGAAGGCGTCAAACGACATGAACCCCATCCACATAGACGAGAAGGTGGCGAAAGAAGCCGGTCTCAGCGGCATCATAGTCCACGGCCTCTGCACGATGTCCATGACGATGAGGGCTATAATCGAGAGCTACCTCGACAGCGACCCGTCCAGGCTCAAATCGCTCGGCGTCCGCTTCACGGCTCCTGTCTATCCCGGCGACACGATAGTCGTCGACGGATGGGAGAAGGGGAGGGATAACGGGCACGTGGTTCTGGGGTTCGACGTAACCAGGAAAAGCGACAACGTTAAAGTAATAAAGGGCGGTACTGCAGAAGTAGAAGTCGAGTAG
- a CDS encoding MlaD family protein — protein sequence MNKHVKVGIFFVVGLLILLAVFDFVGDIPFFGRDYKLKTYFESVDELREGNPVKLEGFEVGKIHKIRLADRKIEVEMIVKKDSGIKTDSLATIKLTSLLGTSYINLTFGSPGSPIAPPGSVLPSKEPTDINEILVKVDAAVSSVESALGAFDVLGENKEQLTSIVNNLNSVLAGLEKGEGTFGKLLKDDELYTEAKGVFSNVNDITSGLKAGKGTLGKLLTDETLYNDAKVALSGLGNISEKLNNPKGTIGKLLNDDTLYNEATGAATNLNQILEKINTGKGTLGQLVNDDKLYRDAQDTLLKVDKSIDTLDDLAPLGVFGTALGVVTLF from the coding sequence GTGAACAAGCACGTTAAAGTCGGAATATTCTTCGTTGTGGGACTCCTGATACTGCTCGCCGTCTTCGATTTCGTGGGCGACATACCGTTCTTCGGCAGGGATTACAAGCTCAAGACCTATTTCGAGTCGGTCGACGAGCTCCGTGAAGGTAATCCCGTAAAGCTCGAAGGCTTCGAGGTCGGGAAGATACACAAGATAAGGCTCGCCGACAGGAAAATAGAGGTCGAAATGATAGTGAAGAAGGACAGCGGCATAAAGACCGACTCCCTCGCTACGATAAAGCTAACGAGCCTGCTCGGGACGAGCTACATCAACCTCACCTTCGGAAGCCCCGGCAGCCCTATCGCTCCCCCGGGCTCGGTCCTCCCCAGCAAGGAGCCTACGGATATAAACGAGATATTGGTAAAGGTCGACGCCGCCGTAAGCTCTGTCGAATCAGCCCTAGGCGCTTTCGACGTGCTCGGGGAGAATAAAGAGCAGCTGACGAGCATAGTGAACAACCTCAACTCGGTCCTCGCCGGATTGGAAAAAGGGGAGGGCACGTTCGGCAAGCTGCTCAAAGACGACGAGCTTTACACGGAGGCAAAGGGCGTTTTCTCGAACGTGAACGACATCACCTCAGGTCTCAAGGCGGGGAAGGGCACGCTCGGTAAGCTGCTCACGGACGAGACGCTCTACAACGACGCGAAGGTCGCGCTCTCGGGTCTCGGCAACATATCGGAGAAGCTCAATAACCCGAAAGGCACAATAGGCAAGCTCCTTAACGACGACACTCTCTATAACGAGGCGACCGGAGCGGCCACGAACCTCAACCAGATACTCGAGAAGATAAACACGGGCAAGGGCACCCTCGGTCAGTTAGTCAACGACGACAAGCTCTACAGGGACGCCCAGGACACGCTGCTTAAGGTGGACAAGAGCATAGACACCCTCGACGACCTCGCGCCCCTCGGCGTATTCGGCACAGCCTTAGGCGTAGTGACGCTATTCTAG
- a CDS encoding ATP-binding cassette domain-containing protein: MDMQESAEKKVREEASGNGRGMGGVLLNYLKAARVGVSIKGLRKSFGSNQVLRGVDLEVSPGETVVILGKSGTGKSVLLRHVIGLEKPDAGRILIGGEDINDPEFKKNHVVSMVFQSSALFNSLTVEDNVGLYLKEHKVFDDAKIHKLVSSALEIVGLEGKEKIMPSMLSGGMKRRVATARALVMNPDLILFDEPTSGLDPMMTRTIGDLILDLKHKIEITQIVVTHDIDLAFYVADRLAILSEGRIIEFGTPQEIRRSSDDAVQEFITPQFERGGNGR, from the coding sequence ATGGACATGCAGGAAAGCGCTGAAAAGAAAGTGAGAGAGGAAGCTTCCGGGAACGGCAGGGGCATGGGCGGCGTGCTTCTCAATTATCTCAAGGCCGCGCGCGTCGGGGTCTCCATCAAGGGGCTAAGGAAGTCCTTCGGCTCGAACCAGGTGCTGAGGGGGGTAGACCTCGAGGTGTCCCCCGGCGAAACGGTCGTGATACTCGGGAAGAGCGGCACGGGCAAGAGCGTGCTGCTCCGCCACGTGATAGGGCTCGAAAAGCCCGACGCGGGCAGGATACTCATAGGCGGAGAGGACATAAACGACCCGGAATTCAAAAAGAACCACGTGGTGTCGATGGTGTTCCAGAGCTCGGCGCTTTTCAACTCGCTCACCGTCGAGGATAACGTGGGGTTATACCTCAAGGAGCACAAGGTGTTCGACGACGCGAAGATACACAAGCTGGTGTCGAGCGCGCTCGAAATAGTGGGGCTCGAAGGGAAGGAGAAGATCATGCCGTCGATGCTGTCGGGCGGGATGAAGAGGAGGGTCGCCACGGCGCGCGCGCTGGTCATGAACCCGGACCTGATACTGTTCGACGAGCCCACTTCGGGGCTCGACCCGATGATGACCCGCACTATAGGCGACCTCATTCTCGACCTCAAGCACAAGATAGAGATTACCCAGATAGTCGTGACGCACGACATAGACCTCGCCTTCTACGTCGCCGACAGGCTGGCTATTTTGAGCGAGGGCAGGATAATAGAATTCGGCACCCCTCAAGAGATAAGACGCAGCAGTGACGACGCAGTCCAGGAATTCATAACGCCGCAGTTCGAGCGGGGAGGTAACGGCAGGTGA
- a CDS encoding ABC transporter permease, whose amino-acid sequence MNGVMSFLKVTGGLVSLLVETLYWCKSALKNTDKIADQLLVIGYQTLPVGALIALFSGGVLALQAGPTLAGFGVEENVGGLVGLSLVKELGPVMASILIAGRVGSAMTAELASMSVYEEIDALKTMDINPVRYLVMPRFIATVLALPVLVIYMDVIGWFGGAVVSYINPEVHLSFSVYYRNLADLVDFTAFCNGLIKAALFGVIISIVCCYVGLKTKGGPREIGASVTKAVVLSFVLVLVFDYYATRILLFLDLD is encoded by the coding sequence GTGAACGGTGTTATGTCGTTCTTGAAGGTGACGGGCGGTCTCGTAAGCCTGCTTGTCGAGACTCTCTACTGGTGCAAATCCGCGCTCAAGAACACGGACAAGATAGCGGACCAGCTCCTCGTCATCGGGTACCAGACGCTCCCGGTGGGGGCGCTCATCGCCCTCTTTTCCGGAGGCGTGCTGGCGCTCCAGGCGGGCCCGACTCTCGCCGGGTTCGGAGTCGAGGAGAACGTGGGCGGTCTCGTCGGGCTCTCTCTCGTGAAGGAGCTCGGCCCAGTCATGGCCTCCATACTGATCGCGGGGAGGGTAGGCTCGGCGATGACTGCAGAGCTCGCGTCCATGAGCGTTTACGAGGAGATCGACGCGCTCAAGACCATGGACATCAACCCGGTGAGGTACCTCGTAATGCCGAGGTTCATAGCTACCGTGCTCGCGCTCCCCGTCCTCGTCATATACATGGACGTCATAGGGTGGTTCGGCGGCGCCGTGGTCTCCTACATCAACCCCGAGGTGCACCTCTCGTTCAGCGTCTACTACAGGAACCTCGCCGACCTCGTCGATTTCACGGCCTTCTGCAACGGCCTCATCAAGGCTGCGCTCTTCGGCGTGATAATATCCATAGTCTGCTGCTACGTCGGGCTCAAGACAAAGGGCGGGCCGAGGGAGATAGGGGCCTCGGTGACCAAGGCCGTCGTGCTGTCGTTCGTGCTCGTGCTCGTCTTCGATTATTACGCTACGAGGATTTTGTTATTCCTCGATTTGGATTAG
- a CDS encoding serine hydrolase domain-containing protein, with protein MDYYVMKAHPARNTKDMRRGPGNRREAPSRRLAARLCAAVLVLAAAAAPLAGCNDDKTLTETINRALRESSIPGVIVGVWREGEPPYVRAFGVQDTATGEPMSTDLYMRIGSNTKAFVVTSILILADQDQLDLGDPIGLYVEGVPNGDKITLRQLAQMRSGLFSYSDVTIPDIWKEPFREWTPQELLEISFSHPPLFPPGSEFDYSNTNTVLLGLVVEKVSGQTLASFIGENILEPLGLTRTVFPSGAEIPSPHSQGYFKLPDGEFVDATDWNPSWGWAAGNMISTLDDMGVWARALATGKLISPAMKKEQHRFLPAPEEGDGALYGLALENQNGWLGHNGNILSYLVYPYYLPSERITLVVMANTGDILGSWRMMQEITRIISPDHPWPGLPLPPNE; from the coding sequence ATGGATTACTACGTAATGAAGGCACATCCGGCACGAAATACAAAAGACATGAGACGCGGTCCCGGCAACCGGCGGGAGGCGCCAAGCCGACGCCTGGCCGCGCGCCTATGTGCAGCCGTGCTGGTCTTAGCAGCGGCGGCCGCACCGCTCGCGGGGTGCAACGACGACAAAACGCTCACGGAGACCATCAACAGGGCCTTGCGGGAGTCTTCCATCCCTGGGGTCATTGTCGGCGTGTGGCGCGAGGGGGAGCCGCCCTACGTGCGTGCGTTCGGCGTCCAGGATACCGCGACCGGCGAACCGATGTCGACAGACCTCTACATGCGCATCGGCAGCAACACCAAGGCGTTCGTGGTAACCAGCATCCTTATCCTGGCGGACCAGGACCAACTTGACCTCGGAGATCCGATCGGCCTCTACGTCGAGGGCGTGCCGAACGGCGACAAGATCACGCTCCGTCAGCTCGCGCAGATGCGAAGCGGCCTCTTCAGCTATTCCGACGTCACCATTCCGGACATATGGAAGGAGCCCTTCCGGGAATGGACGCCGCAAGAATTGCTCGAGATTTCATTCAGCCATCCGCCCTTGTTTCCGCCGGGCAGCGAGTTCGACTACTCCAACACCAACACCGTCCTGCTCGGCCTTGTGGTCGAGAAGGTTTCCGGCCAGACGCTCGCTTCCTTCATCGGGGAGAACATCCTGGAGCCGTTGGGATTGACCCGCACGGTTTTCCCGTCAGGAGCCGAGATACCGTCTCCGCATTCACAAGGCTACTTTAAATTGCCGGACGGAGAGTTCGTCGATGCAACTGACTGGAATCCGTCCTGGGGATGGGCTGCGGGCAACATGATCTCGACGCTCGACGACATGGGCGTGTGGGCGCGCGCCCTCGCAACAGGCAAGCTGATCTCGCCCGCCATGAAGAAGGAGCAGCACCGGTTCCTGCCGGCGCCCGAGGAAGGCGACGGCGCGCTTTACGGGCTTGCGCTCGAAAACCAGAACGGCTGGCTCGGCCACAACGGCAACATCCTGAGCTACTTGGTCTACCCCTACTATCTGCCGTCCGAGCGAATAACGCTTGTGGTGATGGCGAACACGGGCGATATCCTGGGCTCGTGGCGGATGATGCAGGAAATCACCCGGATCATAAGCCCCGATCACCCCTGGCCCGGCCTGCCGCTGCCGCCGAATGAGTAG
- the alr gene encoding alanine racemase, with protein MRPTWAEIDLDSLIHNFNVIKGLLGEGVGVLSVVKADAYGHGAVEVGRKLEEAGTEMLGVATVEEAVELRDYGIEIPIVLLGGMRPDEASVVVEHSLTPCLFSLDSAKALDMESAKARSKSPYHLKIDTGMTRLGVRPEDMDAFLTELAGLRHIVMEGALTHLASAFSESPESTRSQLGEFSRLVAVIRERGFRPRYVHAANSPGIQRFPESHMDLVRPGIMLYGADGGGLPLKPVMRLKSVVIQVSRVPAGTPVSYGGTFVTKRPSVIATLPIGYADGYMRRLSNRAMVSVRGNLAPVVGTVCMDLIMIDVTDVPGTSVGDEVVLFGDSLVSVDDVARWADTISYEILSITGKRVPRRYV; from the coding sequence ATGAGACCTACCTGGGCTGAGATCGATCTCGACTCGCTAATCCACAATTTCAACGTGATCAAAGGCCTCCTCGGGGAGGGGGTGGGGGTGCTCTCCGTCGTCAAGGCGGACGCCTACGGGCACGGCGCGGTCGAGGTCGGAAGGAAATTGGAAGAAGCCGGCACGGAGATGCTGGGCGTCGCCACGGTCGAGGAGGCGGTCGAGCTCCGCGACTACGGGATAGAGATACCGATAGTCCTCCTCGGCGGAATGAGGCCCGACGAAGCGTCTGTAGTTGTCGAGCATTCGCTCACGCCCTGCCTCTTTTCGCTCGACTCAGCGAAGGCCCTCGACATGGAATCTGCAAAGGCCCGCAGCAAGTCCCCGTATCACCTGAAGATAGACACCGGGATGACGAGGCTCGGCGTAAGGCCCGAGGACATGGACGCATTCTTGACGGAGCTCGCCGGGTTGAGGCACATCGTCATGGAGGGGGCGCTCACGCACCTGGCCTCCGCGTTCTCGGAATCCCCCGAAAGCACCCGCTCGCAGCTCGGGGAGTTCTCGAGGCTCGTAGCCGTGATACGCGAGAGGGGTTTCCGCCCCCGCTACGTGCATGCGGCCAACAGCCCGGGCATACAGCGCTTCCCGGAGTCCCACATGGACCTCGTCCGCCCGGGCATAATGCTTTACGGCGCAGACGGCGGCGGTCTTCCGTTAAAGCCCGTGATGAGGCTTAAATCGGTCGTTATACAGGTGAGCAGGGTCCCCGCGGGCACGCCCGTGAGCTACGGGGGCACATTCGTCACGAAGCGCCCTTCGGTCATAGCGACCCTCCCGATAGGCTACGCCGACGGGTACATGAGGCGTCTCTCCAACCGCGCCATGGTGTCGGTAAGGGGGAATCTCGCGCCCGTCGTCGGCACGGTGTGCATGGACTTGATAATGATAGACGTTACGGACGTGCCGGGTACGTCGGTCGGCGACGAGGTGGTGCTGTTCGGCGACTCGCTCGTCTCGGTCGACGACGTCGCCCGCTGGGCGGACACGATCTCCTACGAGATACTGTCGATCACCGGCAAGCGTGTCCCGCGGAGATACGTGTGA
- a CDS encoding type II toxin-antitoxin system HicA family toxin codes for MGNPRPLTYRELRKRLKKYGVEERRRGKGSHLILIRPNVPGGNQGPQYPVAPHGEGDEIKMPIIKALLRVLNIDPDDFWE; via the coding sequence ATGGGTAATCCGAGACCCCTCACCTATAGAGAGTTAAGAAAGCGTTTGAAGAAATATGGTGTTGAAGAGAGACGCCGCGGTAAGGGCAGCCATCTAATATTGATACGCCCGAATGTGCCCGGAGGAAATCAGGGGCCGCAATATCCCGTAGCTCCTCATGGTGAAGGGGACGAGATTAAGATGCCGATTATAAAGGCGTTATTACGCGTGTTAAACATAGATCCTGACGATTTTTGGGAATGA
- a CDS encoding IPTL-CTERM sorting domain-containing protein, which produces MPRIGITLPLLIFLTLSFLQIEANAQTYLPVGPQTNVPENTVTDGGWVECYRDRYSIHMNADEVLESCPGDRLMLSCRETGSPVLTLLAQGERSDVTFDTGENIDVTHIANGVGWYFNVSGFGNEGVGQNAWGFVRAGDSVLKANCDVDTSGANDERLCWHLQGIVGGYRCGATEDLNDSAAFERIVYTNSLNRTIPTLSEWGLVSLAVVMGIAAVVLMRRRKAAA; this is translated from the coding sequence ATGCCGAGGATCGGAATTACTTTACCGTTACTCATTTTTCTGACGCTTTCTTTCCTGCAGATAGAAGCAAACGCTCAAACCTATCTGCCTGTCGGACCGCAGACGAATGTGCCTGAAAACACTGTAACCGACGGCGGATGGGTCGAGTGTTACCGTGACCGCTATAGTATCCATATGAATGCAGACGAAGTGCTTGAGAGCTGTCCGGGAGACCGGTTGATGCTGTCCTGCCGGGAGACCGGAAGCCCTGTCCTGACGCTTCTCGCCCAGGGCGAGCGAAGCGACGTCACTTTTGATACGGGTGAGAACATCGACGTTACTCATATCGCAAATGGCGTCGGCTGGTATTTCAACGTATCAGGTTTCGGCAATGAGGGAGTAGGGCAGAACGCATGGGGATTCGTAAGAGCAGGGGACAGCGTATTAAAGGCCAATTGCGACGTCGATACCAGCGGCGCAAACGATGAAAGGCTGTGTTGGCATCTGCAAGGGATTGTCGGCGGATACCGATGCGGCGCGACGGAGGATCTGAATGATTCGGCAGCGTTCGAGCGCATTGTCTATACGAATTCATTGAATAGGACCATCCCCACTCTTTCGGAGTGGGGACTCGTCTCGCTCGCTGTCGTTATGGGCATAGCCGCGGTCGTTCTCATGAGAAGAAGGAAAGCGGCGGCTTAA
- a CDS encoding DnaB-like helicase N-terminal domain-containing protein, giving the protein MNEGILPHHTEYEEGILGAVINDPALYDDVCMTLEHADFYSGRHRMIFRAMGEMRDEGVPIHLVTLWERMRGSSEFEDAGGSSYLAYLSDMAFLDENLDYYVDAVKDDALRRNLWRALHECARAIERDEDKAVIEDMIAGLRGMERGAPGRRIAPVSAKDLENVKPPESLWADIIYPECIIQLNSEPGVGKSTLAYNICALGAAGRPFLGIPFSKKLKSLYIDLETPRFLRRNKIELICGELPGDFHILECADLRNDFPDLLSLCRRERYDLVVLDTQSRVLAMEKENDNAEANYLAGLLRRIANEAGCAILLIHHSTKGDEGKAVYRGRGASAIAGAVDVVVNVQSLSEDVLKLSVVKHRIQGSNPTLTIRKAGEDRFEQCESREGEEETGFIIYRVQNIICELLASSAGPLRAGEIVEAVQRVINTDRRTVFRSLGRLAQAGKIYKPKQGYYEYGREQDCDNVTALGV; this is encoded by the coding sequence ATGAACGAAGGGATTTTACCGCATCACACAGAGTACGAGGAGGGGATACTCGGCGCTGTCATAAACGACCCGGCTCTCTACGACGACGTCTGCATGACGCTCGAGCACGCGGATTTTTACTCCGGGCGGCACCGGATGATATTCCGCGCCATGGGGGAGATGAGGGATGAAGGCGTCCCGATACATCTGGTCACGCTCTGGGAGCGCATGAGAGGGAGCTCCGAATTCGAGGACGCGGGCGGGTCGAGCTATCTCGCTTATCTCTCGGACATGGCGTTTCTCGACGAGAACCTCGATTATTACGTCGACGCCGTCAAGGACGACGCGCTCAGGAGGAATCTCTGGCGGGCGCTCCACGAATGCGCTCGGGCGATCGAGAGGGACGAGGACAAGGCGGTCATAGAGGACATGATAGCCGGGCTCCGCGGCATGGAGCGAGGCGCTCCGGGCAGGCGGATCGCGCCCGTGTCCGCGAAGGACCTCGAAAACGTAAAGCCGCCCGAAAGCCTCTGGGCGGACATCATCTACCCCGAGTGCATAATACAGCTCAACTCCGAGCCGGGGGTAGGGAAGAGCACGCTCGCATACAACATATGCGCCTTAGGCGCGGCGGGACGGCCATTCCTCGGCATCCCGTTCTCGAAGAAGCTGAAGTCGCTCTACATCGATCTCGAGACTCCGCGCTTTCTCAGAAGAAACAAGATAGAGCTCATATGCGGCGAGCTGCCCGGGGATTTCCACATACTCGAATGCGCCGACCTGAGGAACGATTTCCCCGACCTGCTCAGCCTCTGCAGGCGGGAGAGATACGACCTCGTCGTGCTCGACACGCAGAGCCGCGTGCTCGCCATGGAGAAAGAGAACGACAACGCCGAGGCGAATTATCTCGCCGGTCTCTTGAGGCGCATTGCGAACGAGGCGGGGTGCGCGATACTCCTCATACACCACTCGACGAAAGGGGACGAGGGGAAGGCGGTGTACCGGGGGAGAGGGGCGTCCGCCATAGCCGGGGCGGTTGACGTGGTGGTGAATGTCCAGTCGCTCAGCGAAGACGTACTGAAGCTCTCGGTCGTAAAGCACAGGATACAGGGCTCTAACCCGACGCTCACCATCAGAAAGGCCGGCGAGGACAGGTTCGAGCAGTGCGAGAGCCGGGAGGGGGAGGAGGAGACGGGGTTTATTATCTACCGCGTGCAGAACATCATTTGCGAGCTCCTCGCTTCGTCGGCCGGGCCGCTGCGCGCGGGGGAGATAGTAGAGGCCGTACAGAGGGTGATTAACACGGACCGGAGGACAGTCTTCCGGTCGCTCGGGAGACTGGCGCAAGCGGGGAAGATTTACAAACCGAAACAGGGGTATTACGAATACGGACGGGAACAAGATTGTGACAATGTGACAGCTCTCGGGGTATAG
- a CDS encoding IPTL-CTERM sorting domain-containing protein: MRHVLNSISFLILTMIIGAGFLAFGTGRAMAGTAPCAVGIEKVAIPDDDTPFEFIVSGDQSAEFTLQDPSNPTSSGGMGIGQTVTITEEVPPGWVLESIECIEGVTNCGSDGFEPCLTATVDGNSVTFFCEDNDTASCVFTNVREIVENIPTLSEWGLISLAVVIGIAAVVLMRKRKAAA, from the coding sequence ATGAGACACGTATTAAATTCGATTAGTTTCTTGATACTTACAATGATTATAGGTGCGGGTTTTCTCGCGTTCGGAACGGGCCGGGCAATGGCCGGCACCGCCCCTTGCGCTGTCGGAATTGAAAAGGTAGCGATCCCGGATGATGACACTCCGTTCGAGTTTATTGTATCCGGGGATCAATCCGCCGAATTCACGTTACAGGACCCAAGCAACCCTACATCATCTGGCGGAATGGGCATAGGTCAAACTGTGACCATAACGGAAGAAGTCCCTCCGGGGTGGGTGCTCGAAAGCATAGAGTGCATAGAGGGGGTAACCAACTGCGGTAGCGACGGATTCGAGCCCTGCCTCACCGCCACCGTGGACGGTAACAGCGTCACGTTTTTCTGTGAAGATAATGATACGGCATCCTGTGTTTTTACCAACGTTAGAGAAATAGTCGAGAACATACCGACCCTGTCCGAGTGGGGGCTCATATCCCTCGCAGTCGTAATCGGCATAGCCGCAGTCGTTCTCATGCGAAAAAGGAAAGCGGCGGCTTAA
- a CDS encoding Glu/Leu/Phe/Val dehydrogenase — protein sequence MYELFNSAAFRESLVQFERASKLLTEDDGLEERFKLPQRTLVVSCPVRMDNGEIKVFGGYRVQHNQTLGPYKGGIRYHPEVDMGEVAALAMNMTWKCGLAELPFGGAKGGVAVDPRKLSEGELERLTRRYTAEILPIIGPTKDIPAPDLGTSPQVMAWIMDTYSMSQGYTVPTVVTGKPVIIGGSLGREEATGFGVAYVTEDALRKFKRYSDPVKVVIQGFGNVGSYTAHKLADMGITVVAVNDVYGGVYNPNGLSVEALIHAVREKGKVSDYADGDKVTNEELLTLECDVLIPAALGRAITKENAPRLRCGMVVEGANGPTTAEADDILRERNIPVIPDILANAGGLIVSYFEWVQGLQEYYWSREAVHDELKKRMKNTFIRVAEYAEKEEVPMRLAALMLGIRQVSRAKKLRGLYP from the coding sequence ATGTACGAGCTTTTTAATTCGGCCGCGTTCAGGGAATCGTTAGTCCAGTTCGAGAGGGCGAGCAAGCTGCTCACGGAGGACGACGGGCTCGAGGAGAGGTTCAAGCTCCCGCAGAGGACTCTGGTGGTGAGCTGCCCCGTGAGGATGGACAACGGCGAGATAAAGGTATTCGGCGGATACAGGGTGCAGCACAACCAGACCCTCGGGCCTTACAAGGGCGGCATACGCTACCACCCGGAGGTGGACATGGGCGAGGTCGCCGCTCTCGCGATGAACATGACGTGGAAATGCGGCCTCGCCGAGCTCCCGTTCGGAGGGGCGAAGGGCGGAGTCGCCGTCGACCCGAGGAAGCTGTCGGAGGGCGAGCTCGAGAGGCTCACGAGGAGGTACACGGCCGAGATACTCCCCATCATCGGCCCCACCAAGGACATACCCGCGCCCGATCTGGGGACGAGCCCACAGGTGATGGCGTGGATAATGGACACATACAGCATGTCTCAGGGCTACACGGTCCCCACCGTCGTCACGGGAAAACCCGTCATCATAGGCGGCTCCCTCGGCAGGGAAGAGGCCACGGGCTTCGGCGTCGCGTACGTGACAGAGGACGCGCTCAGGAAATTCAAGAGATATTCCGACCCGGTGAAGGTCGTCATACAGGGGTTCGGGAACGTCGGCAGCTACACGGCGCACAAGCTCGCCGACATGGGGATAACGGTCGTGGCGGTGAACGACGTCTACGGCGGGGTGTATAATCCGAACGGCCTCTCCGTCGAGGCCCTCATCCATGCCGTGAGGGAGAAGGGGAAGGTGAGCGACTACGCCGACGGGGACAAGGTAACTAACGAGGAGCTGCTCACGCTCGAATGCGACGTGCTCATACCGGCCGCGCTCGGAAGGGCGATAACGAAGGAGAACGCGCCCAGGTTGAGATGCGGCATGGTCGTCGAAGGTGCGAACGGCCCGACGACCGCCGAGGCCGACGACATACTGAGAGAAAGGAACATACCGGTCATTCCCGACATACTCGCAAACGCCGGAGGGCTGATCGTGTCGTACTTCGAGTGGGTGCAGGGACTCCAGGAATACTACTGGTCGAGGGAGGCGGTGCACGACGAGCTCAAGAAGCGGATGAAAAACACGTTCATAAGGGTGGCCGAGTACGCGGAGAAAGAGGAAGTGCCCATGCGCCTCGCGGCTCTCATGCTCGGCATAAGGCAGGTGTCGCGCGCGAAGAAGCTCCGGGGGCTTTATCCGTGA